The Acipenser ruthenus chromosome 54, fAciRut3.2 maternal haplotype, whole genome shotgun sequence DNA window TGGAAAAGTGCGACAtttctgaaatctaacatgaaatactactggactGCTGTGATGGCttccgatatcattttgtagtttattttgatcacacgatgttaaataaaagatctaaattatgttcatatagtttttttatggtgtctcagtcctaaaattctaggtgatgctaaacttttgaccagagctgtatgtgtgtacatatatataaaaaatatatatttcttttttaggATTTCGGGGGTCTGATTTCCGATTGCGTCCCGTTCGTTGGAGAAAAGGGGGGCGCAGGGATCCCCCAGCCCGTCACCCCAAATCCTGTTGCCACTGTGAGCGCCTCGCCAAGTCTGTCAGTGACAACTTTGACAGGGCCAGTCAGGGCAGGTAAAAAATACATCATacgaaccatatatatatatatatgtgtgtgagtttataaccctgctcaaactcctggctcctgatcatttcaatattaataataataatactagacttcattgaggggagctctgaactccaggactgggtgcagcagcagcagcagcagggctagtgtgagtttgtaaccctgctcaaactcctggctcctgatcatttcaatattaataataataataatactagacttcattgaggggagctctgaaccccaggactgggtgcagcagcagcagcagcagggctagtgtgagtttttctatgtgtgtgtgtatatagactgaccccccccctctttctctctcggtccCCTGACAGCTGCCCCCACCTCTCAGGACTGCAGCGTGTGCGGagaccccccctccctctcctgcacccCCTGCGACGGGAAACTCTTCTGCGAGACATGTGACCAAGTCTTCCACGGACACCCTGCCCGAGCCAACCACAAGAGAGGAGCCATCAAACAAGGTGCAGAACCTTAAAAAGTGGTCAGCCCAGTTCTGATTACAGTTgccattattaattattaattattattattattattattatttaagaacataagaacataagaaagtttccaaacgagaggaggccccattcagcccatcttgctcgtttggttgttagtagcttattgatcccagaatctcatcaagcagcttcttgaaggatcccagggtgtcagcttcaacaacattactggggagatggttccagactcccataattccctgtgtaaaaaaagtgcctcctattttctgttctgaatgcccctttatctaatttgtgacccctggtccttgtttcttttttcaggtccccctgggtcgacattgtctataccttttaggattttgaatgcttgaatcagattaccgcgtagtcttcttttttgatttcttagcagacgctcttatccagggcgacttacaattgttacaagatatcacattattattattagcgtttcaagatatttcacggtTTTAAACTTCATGTTTATcgaagcagaaaaaaatagcattgtcatgttttaaatataaataaattaattaattaattaattaattaataataataataataataataataattctggagTTATTGAACAACAAACCTcaatattgaaatgcttacctgaaataCAGTAAGAGCcagccagcgccatctactgcccggttagtgtattgccagcaaaaatGGCGCTGCTGGCTGTTCTATAAGGGCACTTTTTGGCTGTTTTTTTGGTGATGTCACAATGCTGCCTTGTCTCCCAATCAGAAACCTGCACCATGTGTGGCATCAGCGCAGTCTCCGCCCACTGCCCCAGCTGTGTCCAATCGCTGTGCTCGGAATGCGACGGGCGGTTCCACATGCACCCTGGGAGGGCGTGGCATAAGCGCACGCCTGTGGCGCTGCCTCGCAATCCCAGAATCCCCGGCTCTCCTAGGTAagatctttttaaattatttatttttcgaaTGCTCTCCGAAGCCAGTCAAAGTGCGGCCTCGCTTCCTAAATGGACATCGAGTCTCTAGTAGCAGATTCGTGTGGATTGCCATGGCACTTGGTactgacattctttagcacatggGATATTGAGAGTTCTGTGTcattcctttctctctctctctctctctctctctctttctctctctgctatCCCctaccccccctctccccccaccccctcatctctcctcccttccccctctctccctctctctcccctctcccccctcctccctacCCCACCCTCccatcctctctcctctctcctctctcctctcctctcctccccactcttccctcctctctcctctcctcccctctcttctcctcccccctcctctctcctctcctatcctcctctcctctctcctgtcctcccctctctcctctcctcccctctcttctcctccccctcctctctcctctcctatcctcctctcctctctcctctcctcccctctcccctctcctcccctctcctctctctcctctcctccccactctcccctttcctctctcagtctcttctcccttctctcttcCTCCAGCCCTCCTAAAGTTCTGAGGCTGAGATCTCTGGAGGAAGTCGggaccccctcctctctcctgccCCCCTCCCagtccccctccctctcccagtCTCTCTCCCAGCGTTCCCACTGGCAGTGCGTGGCCTGTCCCACGCTCAACGAGGcccgggcagtgctgtgtgtgggCTGCGAGCGCCCCAGAGCCTGCAAGACAGCGCCCCCTAGCACCCCGGAGGACAAACTGCAGCAGATCTCAGGTGAGGTCACCGTGCCTAGAGGGCTGCTTGCGGCGGCCATCTTGAGAAGGTCTGAAGTGTTCCAATACGTTCAAGCAAGATCATTCATGGACTCTTACCCAGTGTGTGTTTCCATTGGCCAGGCAGGGCCCacatttgcagtttaaaaaaagaactcTTCTGCCagtaagcaccagcgccatctagtgcacagttagtgtattgccagcaatacaaactcataatacaaatattaaaaagagGAATTCGCAAACGGGGCCTTATAGAGGAAAATACAAAAATTGTAATAATACCACTACCATAGCCAGTATATGGCGCTGCTGGCTGTTCTATagagacactggctgatctagcctgtgttgcacGTGTctatggcagcgcagctagaactgaagagcagctcctgaactcacagtcaaagcaacacagactgagcaaaacaatgtaatacagcccagcccagcgcattgcagttaaagaactacagctcccagcatccctaaccattgccgcgggtgcagaggcatgctgggagctgtagtcctagccagggctgtagcgattcacaatacaataactatggcagcgcagctagaactgaagagcagctcctgaactcacagtcaaagcaacacagactgatttataaaatataaaacacagtgTTTGAGTAATTACTACAATTAGaatctctcgctctccctctcgctctctctccctctctccttctctctctcgctctctctctccctctctctctctctcgcgctctctctccctctcgctctctctccctctctccttctccctctcgctctctctccctctctccttctccctctcgctctctctccctctctccttctccctctcgctccctctctccctctctctctctcgctctctctccctctcgctctctctccttctccctctcgctccctctctccctctcgctctctctccctctctccttctccctctcgctctctctccctctctccttctccctctcgctctctctccctctctccttctccctctcgctctctctcgctctctccctctctctctctcgctctcgctctctctccctctccctctctctcgctctctctctccctctcgctctctccctctctccttctccctctcgctctctctctccctctcactccctctcactctctcgctctcctctctccctctctctcgctctctctctccctctctcgctctctccctctctctctctcgctctcgctctctctcgctctctctctccctctcgctctctccctctctccttctccctctcgctctctctctccctctcactccctctcactctctcgctctctctctccctctcgctctctccctctctccttctccctctcgctctctctctccctcactccctctcactctctcgctctcctctctccctctctctcgctctcctctctccctctctccctctctctcgctctctctctccctctctctcgctctctctctctccctctctcgctctctccctctctcgctctccctctctcttcctctctccctctcactctctcctctctctccctctctctccctccctccctctctctctctctctcaggctccCTGGCTCAACAGTGGAGCTGTCAGGCCTGCACCATGTTGAACCTGGGTTGCAGTGTGCTGTGCCAGGCCTGCGAAAGGCCCAGGCTGGCTGCCAGACCCTCTCTGCCAGCCATCTTTCCACTGCCAGCCCCTGGTCTCACCCCAACTACCAGCTCAGAGAAAACAGCCACGCAGGTAAAGACTAAAATATATCTGACTTCAATTATAGATTTATAATTATGTGTTTTTATCCATTATTAATTTCCAGTTTTCTTCaacagtattttttaattattattattattattattattattattattattattattattattattaataataataataataataataataataataataataataataatactacttgCCCGGCTGTCGCTGGTTCTGACGTTCTtactgtgagaagtgttgaatttaaatcaagggaagtaatgttaaaactttacaatgcattagtaagacctcacctagaatattgtgttcagttctggtcacctcgttacaaaaaggatattgctgctctagaaagagtgcaaagaagagcgaccagaattatcccgggtttaaaagacatgtcgtatgcagacaggctaaaagaattgaatctgttcagtcttgaacaaagaagactacgcggcaatctgattcaagcattcaaaatcctaaaaggtatagacaatgtcgacccgggggacctgaaaaaagaaacaaggaccaggggtcacaaattagataaaggggcattcagaacagaaaataggaggcacttttttacacagagaattgtgagggtctggaaccaactccccagtaatgttgttgaagctgacaccctgggatccttcaagaagctgcttgatgagattctgggatcaataagctactaacaaccaaacgagcaagatgggccgaatggggcctcctctcgtttggaaactttcttatgttcttatgtaaccctggttctctctctccctccccctctccctctctctttctccgtccccccctctctccctcccccctctctctctctctccccctctctctagcCAAACTGGATTTGCAGTCACTGTACCTTCCTAAACACCAACCCTGGAAGAATCTGTGACATGTGTGATAGAACGAGCCAACACCCTGACCCCTCCCCCGCCCCGCCCCAGCCCCGCCCACAAGGGGATGTGCCAGTCCAAGCCACGCAGCAGCCCCGCCCACTCCTGGAACCCAAGGAAACTCCTCCCCAGCCATTGCTCCTCCCACCGAGCAAAGCCACGCCCCCTGGGAAGAAAGACACACCCCTGGCAGCGCAggccgcctccctctcctctcaggATGAAGCTGATTGGTCCAGGCAGGAggagatgagggaggaggggcTGAAGCTGGTTAAAATGATCAGGGTAGGTGATTAATCggggggtatatggaggctgtcttgAATCCTCTCCTCCTATCCCCtcctctgtgtgcgtgtgtctgtgtgtgtttgtgggtgtttctgtctgtgtctgtctgtctgtctgtctgtctgtctgtctgtctgtctgtcagtctgtgtctgtgttttttttctctctccctctctctctctctctctctctcactctctcctctctcccctccctctctcccccctctctcccctctctctcccccctctctctctctcccctctcccctcactctctccaccctctctctcccctctaccctctctcctctcctctcctctcctctcccctctcctctcacctctcctctctatcccccctctaccctctctcctcccctttctcctctcctctctcctctctatccccctttctctctctccatccctctcaTATAAATCGCtttacagttttgcatttatctTGAGAAACGCTTGTCCGATTTTGATGAAGCCCGATaacctccctcctcccccctccctctcccctctcccctctctcctcccctccctcctccccctctctctcccctctcccctctcctctcccctctctctcccctctcccttctcctctcccctctctcctcccccctctctctcccctctcccctctcctctcccctctctcctctctcctcccctccctcctcccccctctctctcccctctcccctctcctctcccctctctcctctctcctcccctccctcctcccccctctctcccctctcccctctcctctcccctctctcccccctctctcctcccctctcctctcccctctctcctcccccctctctcccctctcccctctcctctctctcctcccctccctcctctctctctcaggaggcGGAGTCCAGTGGATTCTCTCCTGAGCAGGTATTCGCTGCTGTCCATTACTCTGGCACGACGGAGCCCTGTGATTGGCTGCGCTCCGAGCTGCCCCTCGTTCTGGACGCCCTGACTGAACTGGCGACCTCCGACCTGCAGGGGGCGCGCCTCTCCAGACAGGAGGCCGTCACGGCctgggagggggcggggggggacctGGAGAGAGCTGTGAAGGATGCAGTGAGGCAGCGGAGagccaaggtgaggaggaggagaggggagtgtgtgtctatgtgtgtgtgtgtgtgtgtgtgtgtgtctctgtctgtttctgtgtgtgtgtgtgtgtgtgtctctgtctctgtgtgtgtgtctgtgtgtgtgtgtttgtgtctctgtctctgtgtgtgtgtctgtgtgtgtgtctgtgtgtttgtctctctctgtctgtctgtgtgtgtgtgtgtgtctctgtctctgtctcagtctttctgtgtgtgtctctgtgtgtgtgtctctgtgtctcggtgtgtctctgtgtgtgtgtgtttgtgtctctgtctctgtgtgtgtgtctgtgtgtgtgtctgtgtgtttgtctctctctgtctgtctgtgtgtgtgtgtgtgtctctgtctctgtctcagtctttctgtgtgtgtctctgtgtgtgtgtctctgtgtctcggtgtgtctctgtgtgtgtgtgtttgtgtctctgtctcGGTGTGTCTCTGAAtctctgtgtctcagtctgtctgtgtcttggtgtgtctctgtgtgtgtgtgtctctctctctatatatgtgtgtaatgtgtctctctctctctctctctctctctctctctctctctctctctctctccctctctgctcaGATGCGTTCCCTGCGCTCGctgggtttccatgacgatgCGGAGCTGGTCTCAGCTCTGCAGGTGAGCGGGGGGGATGTCGGGAAGGCCATCGTGGAGCTGCAGCGCCACCTGCTGGCCCCCTTCCACCAGCGCGTGTGGAgcgaggaagaggaggatgaaCCTGAGCTCACTGACCCCGACAGACAGGTgagcgagtgtgtgtgagtgtgtgagagtgtctgtgtgtctgtgtgtgtgtgagagtgtgtgtgtgtgtgtgtgagtgtgtgtgtgtgtgagggtgtgtgtgtgtgtgtgcatgtgtgtgtgtgtgtctgtgtaagagtgtgtgtgtgtgtgtgtgtgagtgtgtgtgtctgtgtaagagtgtgtgtgtgtgtgtctgtgtaagagtgtgtgtgtgtgtgtgtgagtgtgtgtgtctgtgtaagagtgtgagtgtgtgtgtctgtgtaagagtgtgagtgtgtgtgtgtgtgtgtgtgaggttgaGAGTTAATATATAtaacggcagcagtgtggagtagtggttagggctctggactcttgaccggagggtcgtgggttcaatcccaggtgggggacactgctgctgtacccttgagcaaggtactttacctagattgctccagtaaaaacccaactgtataaatggggaattgtatgtaaaaataatgtgatatcttgtaacaattgtaagtcgccctggataagggcgtctgctaagaaataaataataattattatatatactCAGTTGAGTGAGTAAAATATCAGTTAATATATCATGGTGTCAGACTGAACAATTTCTCCctccctccactctctccccctcccctcccctccccctcagaAGGTGCTCCGTCGTCTGCTTGCAGTTTACGAGCTGGCCAGCTGGGGGCGAGCGGAGCTGGTGCTGAGCCTGATGCTGGAGCAGGGTGGTGCCACCTACTGCCTGGAGGACGTAGTGCAGGCGGTGAGGGAGTCTGCGGACCGAGACTTCATCAAGAGGATGCTGAGCACAGAGTGTGCTGTCTGCTATGCAGAGTTCCCACAAAACAGGGTCAGTGTGTACCCCTGATAAACATCAccccacagcaaagtgtaataaagcacagagaggtgtggtaaagcatagggaagcattgtaaagcacagagaggtctggtaaagcatagggaagcattgtaaagcacagagaggtctggtaaagcatagggaagcattgtaaagcgcagagaggtgtggtaaagcatagggaagcattgtaaagcacagagaggtctggtaaagcatagggaagtattgtaaagcacaaagaggtctggtaaagcatagggaagcattgtaatgcacagagaggtgtggtaaagcatagggaagcattgtaaagcacagagaggtctggtaaagcatagggaagcattgtaaagcagagaggtctggtaaagcatagggaagcattgtaaagcacagagaggtctggtaaagcatagagaagcattgtaaagcacagagaggtctggtaaagcatagggaagcattgtaaagcacagagaggtctggtaaagcatagggaagcattgtaaagcagagaggtatggtaaagcatagggaagcattgtaaagcactctctctctctctcctctcagctgCGCTCCCTCACGTCCTGTCAGTGCACGGTTTGCTCGGATTGTTTTCAGCAGCACTTCACCATCGCGGTGAAGGAGAAGCACATCAGAGACATGGTGTGTCCGAGCTGCTCCGCGCCGGACATCAGCGACGAAGCAGAGCTCAACAGCTACTTCTCAACACTGGACATACAGGTACAGAGACACTGGACACACCGACactggacagacagagagactggacacacaggtacagagagaCTGGACACACCGACgctggacagacagagagactggacacacaggtacagagagaCTGGACACACCGACactggacagacagagagactggacacacaggtacagagacagagagactggaCACACCGACactggacagacagagagactggacacacagagagactggacacacaggtacagagagaCTGGACACACAGACACTGGACATACAGAGAGACTGgacacacaggtacagagagactggacacacaggtacagagagaCTGGACACACCGACAGTGGACATACAGAGACACTGGACATACAGACACTGGACATACAGACACTGGACATACAGAGACACTGGACatagtctcacacacacagtcacagataGAGAGGTACAACGAGAGACtggacatacagacacacacacaaccacagagacagagagagaaacgcacagagacacagagagggacagaCCCAGACGCAGAGACAGAGACTCAACACACAGACATAAAGGGAGAGAGATTAGTATTTCTAACTTGGCACTActtaaaaacactgaaaaaagacGTTCATCCGGGGACGTATGTGGTCCCTCTTGCTGAGTCCTGTCCCCCCGCTGTCTCTTCCCTGCAGCTGCGGGAGTGTCTGGACGATGAGGTCTACCAGCTGTTCCACAAGAAGCTCACAGAGATCGTTCTCATGAAGGACCCCCAAATTCCTCTGGTGTTCTCACGTAGGTTCAgagccccccccgccccccccccccccccccgctggcTCCTGAGAGCTCTGTGAATCATGGCATGGGCAGAGCTCTCTGAATCAGAGCTCTCTGAATCATGGCATGGGCAGAGCTCTGTGAATCATGGCATGGGCAGAGCTCTGTGAATCATGGCATGGGCAGAGCTCTCTGAATCAGAGCTCTCTGAATCATGGCATGGGCAGAGCTCTGTGAATCATGGCATGGGCAGAGCTCTCTCAATCAGAGCTCTGTGAATCATGGCATGGGCAGAGCTCTCTGAATCAGAGCTCTCTGAATCATGGCATGGGCAGAGCTCTGTGAATCATGGCATGGGCAGAGCTCTGTGAATCATGGCATGGGCAGAGCTCTCTCAATCAGAGCTCTCTGAATCATGGCATGGGCAGAGCTCTCTGAATCATGGCATGGGCAGAGCTCTCTGAATCAGAGCTCTCTGAATCATGGCATGGGCAGAGCTCTGTGAATCAGAGCTCTCTGAATCATGGCATGGGCAGAGCTCTCTGAATCAGAGCTCTCTGAATCATGGCATGGGCAGAGCTCTCTGAGTCAGAGCTCTCTGAATCATGGCATGGGCAAAGATTCACTTTGTAAATAGTTGTCTGTTTCAGGACTTTTTAAaagtctctctcccccctcttcccctcatctctcacctctctctctctccccctctctctccccctctcccccctctctctccccctctctctctctctctccccctctctctctccatctctctctctcccccctctccctctcccccccctctctctccccctctctcttacccctctctctctctccccctctctctctccctctctccctctcccccctctctctccccctctctctctcccccctctcttacccccctctctctcccccccctctctctctctctccccccctctctctcttccccctctctctccccctctctctctctcccccctctcttacccctctctctctctctccccctctctctctctctctctctccccctctctctctccctctctccctctcccccccctctctcagtGCTCGTATGGTTTTATCTATGAGGGGGATCAGTTGAAGGTGACGTGTGTCCAGTGCAGGAAGAGCTTCTGCTGCAAGTGCAAGAAACCGGTGAGTCCATCCCATAATAATACAGCCCATCCCATAATAATACAGCCCATCCC harbors:
- the LOC131723340 gene encoding LOW QUALITY PROTEIN: E3 ubiquitin-protein ligase RNF31-like (The sequence of the model RefSeq protein was modified relative to this genomic sequence to represent the inferred CDS: deleted 1 base in 1 codon), translating into MTSSQRARLAQLRQEAVLSLISGSAPDIRPTVEEMVAMPLPLSEKYQEIDAESIVRENTANKPQPMDVLPAVSTALNILEKYGRNLVNPSKPKYWRTVKFNNPVFKTTVDPIQGGRSVLLLYGYSEQQKDGLSFPDAVQSPEADKVAGVTLEVMMLRVELEMLSKNTHPHPEVFSHVILAGVQQGAGEGSREDFGGLISDCVPFVGEKGGAGIPQPVTPNPVATVSASPSLSVTTLTGPVRAAAPTSQDCSVCGDPPSLSCTPCDGKLFCETCDQVFHGHPARANHKRGAIKQETCTMCGISAVSAHCPSCVQSLCSECDGRFHMHPGRAWHKRTPVALPRNPRIPGSPSLFSLLSSSSPPKVLRLRSLEEVGTPSSLLPPSQSPSLSQSLSQRSHWQCVACPTLNEARAVLCVGCERPRACKTAPPSTPEDKLQQISGSLAQQWSCQACTMLNLGCSVLCQACERPRLAARPSLPAIFPLPAPGLTPTTSSEKTATQPNWICSHCTFLNTNPGRICDMCDRTSQHPDPSPAPPQPRPQGDVPVQATQQPRPLLEPKETPPQPLLLPPSKATPPGKKDTPLAAQAASLSSQDEADWSRQEEMREEGLKLVKMIREAESSGFSPEQVFAAVHYSGTTEPCDWLRSELPLVLDALTELATSDLQGARLSRQEAVTAWEGAGGDLERAVKDAVRQRRAKMRSLRSLGFHDDAELVSALQVSGGDVGKAIVELQRHLLAPFHQRVWSEEEEDEPELTDPDRQKVLRRLLAVYELASWGRAELVLSLMLEQGGATYCLEDVVQAVRESADRDFIKRMLSTECAVCYAEFPQNRLRSLTSCQCTVCSDCFQQHFTIAVKEKHIRDMVCPSCSAPDISDEAELNSYFSTLDIQLRECLDDEVYQLFHKKLTEIVLMKDPKFLWCSHCSYGFIYEGDQLKVTCVQCRKSFCCKCKKPWEDQHQGLSCEDFQSWKRENDPQYQREGLAGYLKDNGIKCPECRYMYSLSKGGCMHFKCSQCHHEFCSGCNNRFHPANSKTPCQVPDCTLKATIHAHHPRDCLFYMRDWDVEKLRELLQKNLVAFNTDPPPGSQAGSCRVMMQKETADRLVDEPCEKETPAGHAGLCGSHYKEYLVSLINGHSLDPAPLYDLKDLETACRRYQVEYARIQGETDETYQPRILKKLMDSVPLGDKVPRKI